The genomic region catttaagtctATGGGAGTAGACCCATGGAGCACTTTTTAGGCTAGCATCAGTAATTAGAATGTGATGCGGCTAAGGGAggccagtggagctcaatgaacagaggggtgatatgtgcccttttaggctgattgaagactAGGCGCGCCACCACGTTGTGGACCATCTGTAGTGGCTTCACAGCACAGGTCGGCAGGCCTGTTAGCAGTAGTCAAGGTGGGAGATGACCAAAGCCTTTACTAGGAGCTGGGTAGCCTGACATGAGAAACTAGCTCATAACAGAACTGCAGTGTTGTGGTAATTAGTCAGAGGTCCACAGGGCCAATAAAGCTCTGCACTGGAACTTAACTTCCTCTACTTGATGACAGCTCTGATGGTATCAGTGAGAACAAGTGTCAAGGTCCCTGGCTAGTCCCtggaaaacagcagcacagtcatCGGTGTGCTTGGTGAAGTCTGCATCAACAATGTGTCAATGACGCAGACaagcacacttcaaaaaaacctgaactactCCTTTAACGCTTTGGCTAAATTTGTCCCGTCAAATACCAACGAATGACAACATGGTCACAATCAACAAAAGTGTCCTTGTGCTGTCATtttctgctttgtgtgtttagtATGCAGCCTTACACACTGCGGCCCTCCCACACGCCTGCATATGAAATCCACAGAGACAAGCTGGTCAGTCACATTAGAAGGACGACACATTACATGTTCATACcaccaagaaaacacacaaaggatTATTGACACTCCCAACAGTGGACGTCTGTTGGCAAAGTAAGTTTTGTGGAGTTTTGCTTGAGCTCTGCATTTAGAGGATAACTACATTGATGTTGTTATTTGCTTTTAAAGTTACTTTCAAAATTGGAATttcctgaaaaagaaaaacattgaacaTCTGTACAGTAAGATTTGTTGTGTGTCGCTTGAAATGTAAATAGataattactttttatttatgtttctttcATAGTCGTTTTAAATCCCAACTAATCTAATTGTATGAGACACATTTGCTGAATTATATTTTACAGATTTAGGTCTTTGATGGGAAACAGTGGACATCTGTTAGACAAATAAGTTTTGTAGTAGTTTTTAGCTTCAACTGTCAATTCTGTTAAATTCTGGGCAATTGCACTGCATGTTTACTTCTTTTtaatcatctttgtttttttagttcagatatattattattattaaattacatatatttttgtatttgtttacatttgattctATAACATAGGTGCACTAAAAACATCTTTGGGTCTCTTACAGAAGAAGAGTGGAGGGACAAATCTTGACAAGCATACACTGAATGACTGAGGGAAGACTTGGTCAAGAAGACTCGATTTAAGGATTTTGTGAGGGACATTTTTGTTGACAGTGATCTAGAGTGATCATGGCATCAACAGGTCTCCAGGTGATGGGTTTGATTTTAGCTGGGCTGGGTTGGGTGTGTGGGGCGTTGGTGTGCGCTGCTCCACTGTGGCGCGTGTCAGCCTTCGTAGGTGGGGAGCTAGTGATCGCCCAGGTGCTGTGGGAGGGGCTGTGGATGAACTGCCTGTCTCAGACCACAGGTCATATCCAATGCAAGACCTACGACTCCACCTTGGCCCTGCCCAAGTCTGCCCAGGCCGCCCGGGGCCTCATTGTCCTGTCCTTACTCCTTTGCCTTCTGGCACTTATAATTGGGGTGGCAGGGGCCAAGTGCACTCACTGCATGGGTAGCGGAAACAAGGCCCCCAAGGCTCGGCTGGCTAGGATAGCAGGGGTACTCTTCCTTGTGGCTGGCCTTGCTTACTTGCTACCCATCTGTTGGACGGCCTATGCAATCATCAGGGACTTCTATGATCCAAATGTTGCAGCGCCCCTTAAGAGAGAGCTGGGACCAGCGCTGTACCTTGGCTGGGGCGCCAGTCTACTGCTCCTGGTCGGGGGTTCGCTGCTGCATGTCGGCTCTTCTCCACCAGGAGGAAGAGCGCTGCCAGTTTTTGGAAGAGCGGCGAAAGACAACCCGCAGACAGGTGGAGCAGGAGAAGCGAAGCAACAGGAAAAATCTTTTGTATGAGGTCGTTTCACTGGACATGTGAGGTGTGAGCAAACACAGGAGGTCACAACCATGTCAACAAAAAAGCCTCTGGAAACTGCAATAAGgctatgttgtgtttattatcaGCCTACACTGTGTTGTGGATATGTGATCTAATCTAACTGAGATACATGCAGATTTATAAATTAACTTCAAGCTCTGTGTTCACGTGGGAGTAGAAATCAATTGTTGAAGGATTACAGCTGTTTACTAATTGCATTTCTTAAATGCCACTCTGCCTCtgcttgcttgtgtgtgtgtgtgtgtgtgtgggtgatatGTGTACAGAAGGCCAGTGTTCATAGTACTTGTGTGCATGCTGGTGTTTTCAGTGAACATGTGTGGGCAGTGACAGTTGtgcatgattttattttattttttaaataatttagcAAATGTACTCCTTAAAATACAtgattttcttgtattttctatgtattttct from Solea senegalensis isolate Sse05_10M linkage group LG6, IFAPA_SoseM_1, whole genome shotgun sequence harbors:
- the LOC122770456 gene encoding claudin-9-like; translation: MASTGLQVMGLILAGLGWVCGALVCAAPLWRVSAFVGGELVIAQVLWEGLWMNCLSQTTGHIQCKTYDSTLALPKSAQAARGLIVLSLLLCLLALIIGVAGAKCTHCMGSGNKAPKARLARIAGVLFLVAGLAYLLPICWTAYAIIRDFYDPNVAAPLKRELGPALYLGWGASLLLLVGGSLLHVGSSPPGGRALPVFGRAAKDNPQTGGAGEAKQQEKSFV